One window of the Nitrospinota bacterium genome contains the following:
- a CDS encoding SGNH/GDSL hydrolase family protein, whose translation MKINSDTKKNLILLFVTIIITLVMFEGLIRIVYGNVKIWQFPQMRHISTSYGYKLEPNQTGTYTTDFPITTNSWGFRDDEWKVPKPKGVKRIMTLGDSLTFGNGAKYEEIFPTLLENKLKKLNSQVEVLNTSAIGWTTYNEVDFFTEEGISYEPDILILCFFQNDYVTRPENVQITLDDDGRRDARPEWLQFLPYKYIFLLKRSALISFVRLRLGAFLNADKNPIDISSKSTLDSRQDITDTYSYIADLKEYCDKNKIKLIVVYIPAISRFAFPKDKSILHLHMAENMKKNGITFFDLAEPFWNEKKPFKLYMYPWDNHLNAKGHKLIADQLYTISVNALEER comes from the coding sequence ATGAAAATCAATTCAGATACAAAGAAAAATCTTATTCTTCTATTCGTTACAATAATAATAACTCTAGTAATGTTTGAAGGTTTAATTCGGATAGTTTATGGCAATGTGAAAATATGGCAATTTCCACAGATGAGGCACATATCAACATCATATGGATATAAACTTGAACCAAATCAGACAGGAACATATACAACTGATTTCCCTATTACTACAAATTCATGGGGGTTTAGAGATGATGAGTGGAAAGTACCTAAGCCAAAAGGTGTAAAAAGGATTATGACACTGGGAGACTCTCTCACATTCGGGAATGGTGCTAAATATGAAGAGATATTTCCTACTTTGTTGGAAAACAAACTGAAAAAGTTAAACAGCCAAGTAGAAGTGCTTAATACCTCTGCGATAGGATGGACGACATATAACGAAGTAGATTTTTTTACCGAAGAAGGGATATCATACGAGCCTGATATTCTGATATTGTGCTTTTTTCAAAATGATTATGTCACTAGGCCGGAAAATGTTCAGATAACGCTTGATGACGATGGCAGAAGGGACGCAAGGCCTGAATGGTTGCAGTTTTTGCCATACAAATATATATTTTTGTTAAAAAGGTCTGCACTTATATCCTTTGTTAGGCTGCGACTAGGCGCATTTTTAAATGCAGATAAAAATCCAATAGACATAAGCAGTAAATCAACATTGGATTCACGGCAGGATATTACTGATACATATTCTTATATCGCAGATTTGAAAGAATATTGTGATAAAAATAAAATTAAGCTTATTGTAGTTTATATTCCTGCAATTTCAAGATTTGCATTTCCAAAAGATAAATCGATTTTACATTTGCACATGGCCGAAAATATGAAAAAAAATGGAATTACATTTTTTGATTTGGCGGAGCCCTTTTGGAATGAAAAAAAACCATTTAAATTGTACATGTACCCATGGGATAATCATTTGAACGCAAAAGGGCACAAACTAATCGCAGACCAACTATATACTATTTCAGTTAATGCACTTGAAGAAAGGTAA
- a CDS encoding aldo/keto reductase — protein sequence MEFVKAGQTDQLVSRLGFGGCPMGKHGWGEVSEKNLLEAIDYAIENGVTLFDTADVYGLGESEKLLGAGLKKRRKRAVIATKFGVRFDSKMKAYYDNSEKWMRHSIENSLNNFGTDYIDIYQVHNLDRVTPLADVIGNLLRLKEEGKLRYIGLSNITYQDVEQIVLPKEVVSFQVEYSLANRNNESDIREITKNKKLNLWSWGSLAQGLLSGKYDENSVFDEKDRRNRPEYVNFHGEKLKKNLEIIKKMKEISKITGMQLSQIAVKWIAEYMEKSVVLVGIKRVEQIKSCIDAFREPLNREHVQMLDEISKVYS from the coding sequence ATGGAATTCGTAAAAGCGGGTCAAACGGATCAGTTGGTATCGAGGCTCGGTTTTGGCGGTTGCCCGATGGGGAAACATGGATGGGGAGAAGTCAGCGAAAAAAATCTGCTCGAAGCGATCGACTATGCAATCGAAAACGGAGTGACACTTTTCGATACTGCCGATGTGTACGGCTTGGGTGAATCGGAAAAACTGCTGGGCGCAGGATTGAAAAAAAGAAGGAAGAGGGCTGTTATTGCCACAAAATTCGGTGTGAGGTTCGATTCAAAAATGAAGGCGTATTACGATAACAGCGAAAAATGGATGAGGCACTCGATAGAGAATAGCCTTAATAATTTCGGAACGGATTATATAGACATTTACCAGGTTCACAACCTGGACCGCGTAACACCTCTTGCTGACGTTATAGGAAATCTTTTGCGGCTTAAGGAAGAGGGAAAGCTGAGGTACATCGGGTTGTCGAACATCACATACCAAGATGTGGAACAGATTGTGTTGCCAAAAGAGGTTGTTAGTTTCCAGGTGGAATATTCTCTCGCAAACAGGAATAACGAGAGTGACATAAGGGAAATCACCAAAAATAAAAAATTGAATTTATGGTCGTGGGGTAGTCTTGCCCAGGGTCTATTAAGCGGAAAATACGATGAAAATTCGGTATTCGATGAAAAGGATAGAAGAAACAGGCCGGAATATGTTAATTTCCACGGTGAAAAACTTAAAAAAAATCTTGAAATAATTAAAAAAATGAAAGAGATATCGAAAATAACCGGTATGCAATTATCACAGATAGCTGTAAAATGGATTGCCGAATACATGGAAAAGAGCGTAGTCCTAGTTGGGATCAAAAGAGTTGAACAGATCAAGTCCTGCATAGATGCTTTCAGGGAACCGCTAAACAGGGAACATGTTCAGATGCTTGATGAGATTTCAAAAGTATATTCCTAG
- a CDS encoding thiamine pyrophosphate-dependent dehydrogenase E1 component subunit alpha, giving the protein MFGKKLLEKFVSELGPLVNPENETHKIDISGISAKDLLKMLELMLIIRYTEEAIGDLIKSGYAKCPCHLGIGQEAVAVGISHHLTGEDKIFSGHRSHPHFLALGTEVDLLLCEVLGKENGSSHGMGGSQHLVALDKGFVGSVPIVAGTIPLAVGAALATKFDGKGNIAVAYFGDGASEEGGLHESLNFASKMSLPVLFVCENNLFASHLDISYRQPSDRISRFADAHKVPSIVVDGNDVAAVSKAAGQFISNCRQGKGPGFIEAITYRWKGHVGYEENIDVGLRRKEKDLIAWKKRDPIMRLKEALIADGKLTAQEYQSIQGKQKMKVDKAVVKAKESNYPEDSALLDMVYVNRNKNDGK; this is encoded by the coding sequence ATGTTTGGCAAAAAACTGCTGGAAAAATTCGTTTCGGAACTGGGACCGCTGGTAAATCCGGAAAATGAAACGCACAAGATAGATATAAGCGGGATATCTGCCAAGGATCTTCTTAAGATGCTAGAACTGATGTTAATTATCCGTTATACGGAAGAGGCAATAGGAGACCTTATCAAGAGCGGTTACGCAAAATGCCCCTGCCATCTGGGAATAGGGCAGGAAGCCGTTGCGGTAGGGATTTCTCATCACCTCACCGGTGAGGACAAGATATTCAGCGGGCATCGTTCGCATCCGCATTTCCTCGCGCTGGGAACGGAAGTTGACCTGCTTTTATGTGAAGTACTTGGGAAGGAGAACGGCAGTTCGCACGGTATGGGTGGGTCTCAGCATCTTGTTGCTTTGGACAAGGGCTTTGTCGGTTCGGTTCCTATTGTGGCAGGAACTATACCTCTGGCCGTTGGGGCCGCTCTCGCTACCAAATTCGACGGGAAAGGGAATATTGCTGTTGCATATTTCGGAGACGGTGCCTCTGAAGAGGGTGGACTGCATGAATCACTGAATTTTGCCTCGAAGATGTCGCTACCAGTTCTATTCGTTTGCGAGAACAACCTCTTCGCAAGTCATCTCGACATAAGCTACCGTCAACCAAGCGACAGGATATCTCGCTTTGCCGATGCTCATAAGGTTCCTAGCATAGTAGTGGACGGTAATGACGTTGCCGCCGTTTCAAAAGCGGCTGGACAATTCATTTCGAACTGCAGGCAGGGAAAGGGGCCCGGTTTTATAGAGGCGATAACCTACAGATGGAAAGGGCATGTCGGCTATGAAGAAAATATCGACGTAGGTTTGAGAAGGAAAGAAAAAGATTTGATAGCCTGGAAAAAGCGCGACCCGATAATGCGATTGAAGGAAGCACTGATAGCAGATGGAAAATTAACCGCGCAGGAATATCAGAGTATTCAGGGAAAACAAAAGATGAAAGTGGACAAGGCTGTTGTAAAAGCAAAGGAATCGAACTATCCGGAGGACTCGGCACTTCTCGATATGGTGTATGTGAACAGGAATAAAAATGACGGGAAATAA
- a CDS encoding class I SAM-dependent methyltransferase, producing MDYEKETKNAYKNIEKAEDYFSGYSKGIKWRRYSTWKQNQNLKKALVKCNLDKSDIVYDIPCGTGIAGRIFKDFPPAIVASDISMEMMAYAKNEYRKEGFYGFLQSDITNLPLKSGTSKCAVVLSFMHRVPREIRTGALKELNRLTNRYIIVTYAVDSFAQRFKKALIKILKPGFVPAPSPTAYSEIIKEFRENNLKVLREYRIMPILSSSIMFLLEKDSK from the coding sequence ATGGATTACGAAAAAGAAACAAAGAATGCGTACAAGAATATCGAAAAGGCGGAAGATTATTTCTCAGGGTACAGCAAGGGCATCAAATGGAGACGCTACTCCACATGGAAACAAAATCAGAATCTGAAAAAGGCATTGGTAAAATGTAATTTGGATAAAAGTGATATTGTGTACGATATTCCATGCGGTACCGGTATTGCTGGCAGGATTTTCAAGGATTTTCCACCGGCTATTGTCGCATCCGATATTTCAATGGAGATGATGGCATACGCCAAAAATGAATACAGGAAGGAAGGTTTTTACGGCTTTCTTCAGTCGGATATTACAAACCTTCCGTTGAAATCAGGCACATCAAAGTGTGCCGTAGTTTTGAGTTTTATGCACCGGGTTCCAAGGGAGATAAGGACAGGTGCTCTCAAGGAACTAAACAGGCTCACCAATAGATATATCATAGTTACATACGCAGTCGATAGTTTTGCGCAACGATTTAAAAAGGCGCTGATAAAAATCCTTAAACCGGGCTTTGTGCCTGCACCGTCGCCAACTGCGTACTCAGAAATAATCAAGGAATTTAGGGAAAATAACCTTAAGGTGCTAAGGGAATACAGAATAATGCCAATCCTTTCTTCTTCAATAATGTTTTTACTGGAAAAAGATTCTAAATAA
- a CDS encoding sugar transferase, translating into MAKRIFDVIFSIIIITLTSPILILVAIGIMLTSRGPVIYKGNRTGYKGKPFNIYKFRTMVVNAEKIGGGTTGLNDPRVTAVGKYLRKLKFDELPQFFNVIKGEMSVVGPRPELPQYTDLFEGEEKIILDVKPGITDYSSIEFSELHKVVGAHDVDRMFEENVLKKKNALRVKYVREQGFFTDLKIIWMTIAKLMKMLFSR; encoded by the coding sequence ATGGCAAAACGAATATTTGACGTGATCTTTTCGATTATCATCATTACATTAACCTCTCCGATACTGATACTCGTTGCCATAGGTATTATGCTTACCTCCAGGGGGCCTGTTATTTACAAAGGCAATCGAACGGGATACAAGGGAAAACCGTTTAATATCTATAAGTTCAGAACGATGGTAGTTAACGCTGAAAAGATCGGAGGCGGCACAACTGGGTTGAACGATCCTCGGGTAACAGCTGTGGGAAAATATTTGCGGAAATTGAAGTTCGACGAGCTTCCGCAGTTCTTCAATGTAATTAAAGGGGAGATGAGCGTAGTTGGCCCAAGGCCGGAACTTCCCCAATATACGGATCTATTCGAAGGGGAGGAAAAAATTATCCTCGATGTAAAGCCCGGCATCACAGATTATAGTTCTATCGAATTCAGCGAGTTGCATAAGGTAGTTGGTGCGCATGATGTTGACAGGATGTTTGAGGAAAACGTCCTTAAAAAGAAAAATGCCCTCAGGGTCAAATACGTTCGCGAACAGGGGTTTTTTACTGATTTGAAAATAATTTGGATGACAATAGCAAAATTGATGAAAATGCTTTTTTCAAGGTGA
- a CDS encoding DUF362 domain-containing protein, producing the protein MNTTYIIDKEIGYGTRPPFNPDKKYPEIGGNIGEGIGDNRIYDILRRIFVYKKMDEANFGTVNWNPFGEFIKPGDRVVLKPNWVTEIRGRKYYQEQLITHPSVIRVVLDYVIIALKGKGDITICDAPMQYSSFSALVKESYLEEILNNYSLPKEISLKYMDLRQEEVELDETRSQIIKRTRLEGDPLGYTEIDLGDKSYLEELCIENTNIRFAVSDYDEEITRTNQRRGIHKYLIPNTILSSDVFINLPKMKTHRRTGITGAMKNLIGINGSKAYLVHYSKGSPNEMGDEYQNYTTMKGIASYVDYKLKPYIPNVIWKIIRYFWMIYKTSVQKKAKSGQSTDLSFMTSNGCWPGNRTIWRTIFDLNMILLLADKSGELKTTRQRKYLGIVDGIVGMEGEGPIKGDPRDTGTIIMGDDPVSLDACMADLMGFDIEKIPSVSNVRNINKKFSFSSYNMKNDYQNVTNDKISRPFNPPMTWKGHLEKNSE; encoded by the coding sequence GTGAATACAACCTACATCATAGATAAGGAAATTGGCTACGGAACCAGACCACCATTTAATCCGGATAAAAAATATCCGGAAATTGGTGGAAATATTGGAGAAGGCATTGGAGACAATCGTATATACGACATATTGAGAAGGATATTTGTATACAAAAAAATGGATGAAGCCAATTTCGGAACCGTGAACTGGAACCCTTTTGGTGAATTCATCAAGCCTGGGGATCGAGTGGTGCTAAAGCCAAACTGGGTAACGGAAATAAGAGGGCGGAAGTATTACCAGGAGCAGTTGATTACGCATCCATCTGTAATTAGGGTGGTACTGGATTATGTGATAATTGCCTTAAAGGGGAAGGGCGATATAACCATATGTGACGCGCCAATGCAATATTCATCGTTCAGCGCGCTGGTGAAGGAGAGCTATCTTGAAGAGATTCTAAATAATTATTCCCTGCCTAAAGAAATAAGTCTCAAATATATGGACCTCAGGCAGGAGGAAGTGGAGCTGGATGAAACTCGGTCGCAAATAATAAAAAGAACGCGGCTTGAAGGCGATCCTTTGGGATATACCGAGATTGATCTGGGAGATAAGTCGTACCTGGAGGAATTGTGTATTGAAAACACCAACATAAGGTTTGCTGTAAGCGACTACGATGAAGAAATTACAAGAACAAATCAGAGGAGAGGGATTCACAAATATCTGATTCCGAACACAATATTAAGTTCAGACGTTTTCATAAACCTACCAAAAATGAAAACTCACAGAAGAACCGGCATTACCGGTGCGATGAAGAATCTAATCGGAATTAACGGCTCCAAGGCATATCTTGTGCATTATTCCAAAGGGAGTCCGAACGAAATGGGTGACGAGTACCAGAATTATACGACGATGAAGGGGATTGCATCCTACGTTGATTACAAACTGAAGCCCTATATACCGAACGTGATCTGGAAAATAATCAGATATTTCTGGATGATATATAAAACAAGCGTGCAAAAGAAGGCCAAATCCGGACAGTCGACCGACCTGTCATTTATGACAAGTAATGGTTGTTGGCCTGGTAATAGAACTATCTGGAGAACCATATTCGATCTGAACATGATACTTTTATTAGCGGATAAAAGTGGTGAATTAAAGACAACCAGACAGAGAAAATACCTGGGAATTGTTGATGGAATTGTCGGTATGGAGGGGGAAGGGCCTATAAAAGGGGACCCGCGAGATACCGGGACGATAATCATGGGTGACGATCCCGTTTCGTTGGATGCCTGCATGGCAGATCTGATGGGCTTCGATATAGAGAAAATCCCTTCAGTCAGCAATGTTCGAAACATAAACAAGAAGTTCAGTTTTTCGTCATACAATATGAAAAATGACTATCAGAATGTAACTAATGATAAAATATCACGACCATTTAACCCGCCTATGACATGGAAAGGTCATCTGGAAAAAAATAGTGAATAA
- a CDS encoding glycosyltransferase family 4 protein, with protein MNYALVSPCDLSTKIFNKGFSKILSKDAGNKVYTIGPVTWGYVEEIESAGSRHIPIKMSRFINPISDILYILRLAWILKTKKVDILITWTTKPNLYGPFAGLIAGVPVRICAIRGLGRIFSNPNRISEKLLQWVVEELYRFSSGLSDLVWFTNPNDLSYFLERKIVDENKTLLTKNGIDMSFYSMNAVNQSIITETRKELGLKDGEKAVLMIGRMIWPKGVEDFILASEIVHKKMNNVKFILVAPFEKSSPLGIPREYLDEKLKNGTFIYRDFIKDIRGVYAVCDISVLPSYYKEGGYPRALLEAMSFGKPVITTDTPGCRGAVDDGKNGFLVPAKDPEKLAEAVMKILSDSQTAEKFGAHSIEKVKAEFDENIFIRKVLEKLENITNANNIRQSGI; from the coding sequence ATGAACTACGCGCTTGTATCCCCTTGCGATTTATCTACAAAAATATTCAACAAGGGTTTTTCAAAAATTCTGTCAAAAGATGCCGGGAACAAGGTATACACTATTGGCCCGGTAACATGGGGATACGTCGAGGAGATAGAGTCTGCGGGCTCCAGGCATATACCCATAAAGATGTCCAGGTTCATAAATCCTATAAGCGATATTTTATATATCCTCAGATTAGCCTGGATATTAAAGACAAAAAAGGTCGACATTCTCATTACATGGACTACGAAACCAAACTTGTACGGACCATTTGCGGGATTGATCGCCGGGGTTCCGGTAAGGATTTGCGCAATAAGAGGGCTTGGCAGAATATTTTCGAATCCGAACAGGATTTCCGAAAAACTTTTACAGTGGGTGGTTGAAGAACTATATCGGTTTTCCTCGGGACTCAGCGATCTTGTATGGTTCACGAATCCGAATGATTTGAGCTATTTCCTGGAAAGGAAAATAGTGGATGAAAATAAGACCTTGTTGACAAAGAACGGCATAGACATGAGCTTCTATAGCATGAATGCCGTCAACCAGTCCATTATCACTGAGACGCGAAAAGAGCTAGGGTTAAAGGATGGCGAGAAGGCAGTTTTAATGATAGGGCGAATGATATGGCCGAAGGGTGTTGAGGATTTTATCCTGGCATCCGAGATAGTTCACAAAAAGATGAACAATGTAAAATTCATTCTCGTCGCGCCTTTTGAAAAAAGCAGCCCTTTGGGTATTCCCAGAGAATACCTGGATGAAAAACTGAAAAACGGAACATTCATATACAGGGATTTCATAAAAGATATAAGAGGTGTGTACGCAGTATGCGATATCTCTGTTCTTCCTTCTTACTATAAAGAAGGAGGGTATCCGAGGGCATTGCTCGAAGCGATGTCGTTCGGGAAACCGGTGATCACTACTGATACGCCCGGTTGCCGAGGGGCCGTTGATGACGGGAAAAACGGATTCCTGGTTCCGGCCAAGGATCCCGAAAAATTGGCCGAAGCTGTAATGAAAATACTTTCGGACAGCCAGACTGCGGAGAAATTCGGCGCGCATAGCATTGAAAAGGTAAAAGCGGAATTCGATGAAAACATATTCATACGAAAGGTGCTGGAAAAGCTTGAAAACATCACAAATGCAAACAACATACGACAAAGTGGTATTTGA
- a CDS encoding alpha-ketoacid dehydrogenase subunit beta has translation MTGNKVNYGSAIREGFAYLLKNYPEVFILGQGLWSPWYVGNSMTGLEKEFGEEKIIDTPVSELACTGAAIGASLCGYRPVVVHPRMDFMILAADQIVNQAAKWRHMLGGQSSPSVTIRAIINRGGEQGAQHSQALHSWFAHIPGLRVVMPTTVQDARDLLIASVLCDDPVMYIDDRWLYDLEDDLPEPKELVLADVYPQILKDGKDVTIVAAGYSVRMALEAAAELEQKGVAAEVIDLRVINPLDETVMVNSVKKTGRLLAVDGGWQTCGLAGEIIACIMEKIDVSKMKSSPGRITLPHAPAPTSKPLEEIYYPKASAITDMAMKQVQRRI, from the coding sequence ATGACGGGAAATAAGGTGAACTACGGCTCAGCTATAAGGGAAGGATTTGCCTACCTGCTAAAAAATTATCCTGAGGTCTTTATATTGGGGCAAGGGCTCTGGAGTCCGTGGTATGTCGGGAATTCAATGACCGGACTTGAAAAGGAATTCGGCGAGGAAAAGATAATTGATACGCCCGTGTCGGAACTTGCATGTACGGGAGCTGCCATCGGCGCATCGCTGTGTGGCTACAGGCCTGTTGTAGTCCATCCGAGGATGGATTTCATGATCCTTGCAGCAGATCAAATAGTGAATCAGGCAGCCAAGTGGAGGCACATGCTTGGTGGGCAATCATCACCTTCAGTAACTATACGCGCTATTATCAACCGTGGAGGAGAGCAGGGAGCACAGCATTCACAGGCGCTTCATTCATGGTTTGCGCACATACCCGGACTTCGGGTGGTAATGCCGACTACGGTACAGGATGCAAGGGATCTCTTGATCGCCTCGGTGCTCTGCGACGATCCGGTCATGTATATCGACGACAGGTGGTTGTACGACCTGGAGGACGATCTCCCCGAACCCAAAGAACTGGTTCTTGCTGATGTATATCCGCAAATACTTAAAGACGGGAAGGATGTGACAATTGTTGCGGCAGGTTATTCGGTCCGTATGGCGCTTGAAGCTGCAGCTGAGCTTGAGCAAAAGGGTGTTGCCGCGGAAGTGATCGACTTGCGTGTTATAAACCCGCTGGATGAAACCGTAATGGTTAACTCCGTGAAAAAAACCGGCCGACTTTTGGCTGTAGACGGTGGATGGCAGACATGCGGTCTGGCAGGAGAGATCATCGCATGCATCATGGAAAAGATAGACGTGTCAAAGATGAAATCCTCTCCTGGGAGAATAACATTGCCCCATGCTCCGGCGCCGACAAGCAAGCCGCTTGAGGAGATTTACTATCCGAAGGCCAGTGCGATAACAGATATGGCGATGAAACAGGTACAAAGGCGGATATAA
- a CDS encoding glycosyltransferase → MNKKLKILIYEPYPFGQISGNLRCQSYVMKFIDREKCDLLVVSPFESEFTEYVLKKDHGLVILKPPSRLGRYGKKNLKDSIYGKLLTLFDILKYNVSLYKLLKKEKVDALYCNGMRALLTCFISAKLARVPILLFVKSELQTKYIDPIGFFVADRILFFCEQNKNDKYPFLVKLFNEKIGILKIGMDIDEIEEVLKKDKTELKKELCINDKDVNIIYLGQIYSPKGVHFLLEAMGTLLPNYPELKLYVVGHHVLEEYAGYQLELEEIVDKYKMKDRVIFTGWRTDSLEIVSLMDIMIHPSLKEGFGRSVLEAMAMGKMVIASAVGGLREAVHDGENGYLVKPGDSKGIAEKLKHALDNKEIIKKYGEKAKETVYSEYIAEEYISGWQCEIEKMVNRK, encoded by the coding sequence ATGAACAAGAAATTAAAAATTCTAATATACGAACCGTATCCCTTTGGGCAAATATCTGGAAATTTAAGATGTCAGTCCTACGTTATGAAGTTTATAGATAGAGAAAAATGTGATCTCTTGGTTGTCTCGCCTTTTGAGAGTGAATTTACAGAATATGTATTAAAAAAGGATCATGGATTGGTAATTTTAAAACCGCCTTCCAGGCTAGGGAGGTACGGGAAAAAAAATCTGAAAGATAGTATTTACGGTAAACTATTAACGTTATTTGACATATTAAAATATAATGTTTCGCTCTATAAGCTCTTAAAAAAAGAAAAAGTCGATGCGCTTTACTGTAACGGCATGAGAGCACTCTTAACATGTTTTATATCGGCAAAGCTTGCCAGAGTGCCAATTTTATTATTTGTAAAATCCGAACTTCAGACTAAATATATTGATCCGATAGGTTTTTTTGTGGCCGACAGGATTCTGTTTTTTTGTGAACAAAATAAAAACGATAAATACCCTTTTCTTGTAAAACTGTTTAATGAGAAAATCGGGATACTGAAAATTGGTATGGATATCGATGAAATTGAGGAAGTGTTAAAAAAAGACAAGACTGAATTGAAAAAAGAATTGTGTATTAATGATAAAGATGTAAATATAATTTACTTAGGACAGATATATTCCCCCAAAGGTGTACACTTTCTACTTGAAGCGATGGGGACTCTTTTACCAAATTACCCAGAATTGAAGCTCTATGTTGTCGGGCACCATGTGCTTGAAGAGTATGCAGGTTATCAATTGGAACTCGAAGAAATAGTTGATAAATACAAAATGAAAGATAGAGTTATTTTTACTGGGTGGAGAACAGATTCATTAGAAATAGTATCTTTAATGGATATAATGATTCATCCTTCGCTTAAAGAAGGTTTTGGAAGATCTGTGTTAGAGGCAATGGCTATGGGCAAGATGGTTATTGCCTCTGCGGTTGGTGGTTTAAGAGAAGCTGTTCATGATGGTGAAAACGGCTACCTTGTCAAACCTGGTGATTCAAAAGGGATTGCCGAAAAATTAAAGCACGCTTTAGATAATAAAGAAATCATTAAAAAGTATGGTGAAAAAGCTAAGGAAACTGTATATTCTGAGTACATCGCGGAAGAGTATATTTCAGGCTGGCAATGCGAAATTGAAAAGATGGTCAACAGGAAATAG
- a CDS encoding HAD family hydrolase, whose product MNSNNQKAVFLDRDGTINVEKNYIKSPEEIQLIPGSSDAIAMFNRAGYLVFGITNQSGVARGYFKVEDVLKVNARVSELVSGEGGEIKEIFFCPHHTEGKIPEYTIKCECRKPGKGMIISAAEKYSLDLDGMIVIGDKICDVELGYRMNAKTAMVGTGYGNEEYKALLASGSRLPDVYAKDLLEAAKTFLGQKPGE is encoded by the coding sequence ATGAATTCCAATAATCAAAAAGCTGTTTTCCTGGATCGCGACGGGACGATAAACGTAGAGAAAAACTACATTAAGTCTCCGGAAGAAATACAGCTTATACCAGGTTCGTCAGATGCAATAGCAATGTTCAACAGAGCCGGCTACCTTGTGTTCGGCATTACTAACCAGTCGGGTGTTGCAAGAGGCTATTTTAAAGTTGAGGACGTACTTAAAGTGAACGCTAGGGTTTCGGAGCTTGTATCCGGTGAGGGAGGGGAGATAAAGGAAATTTTCTTCTGTCCTCATCATACTGAAGGAAAGATACCGGAGTACACGATAAAGTGCGAATGCCGCAAGCCAGGGAAGGGGATGATAATTAGCGCCGCAGAAAAATACTCCCTTGACCTTGACGGGATGATTGTCATCGGGGACAAGATATGCGACGTTGAACTTGGCTACAGAATGAACGCGAAAACCGCCATGGTTGGCACAGGGTATGGAAACGAAGAGTATAAAGCGCTTCTCGCTTCGGGAAGCAGGTTGCCGGATGTTTACGCCAAAGATCTCCTGGAAGCGGCTAAGACCTTTCTTGGTCAGAAACCAGGCGAATAG